From the Haemophilus parainfluenzae genome, the window ACAAATTCATAACGCACATTTTCGCCTTCAAAATAAGCCGTGAGCGTGAGATAAATGGTTTCAAAAAAATGGCTTTGAGCCCCTTCTTCACCCGGATCACTGATACGGACATTCCAAGTATTGTTAAATAAAACTTCTGTTTTGATTGACATATAGACTTCCTCTGTTTGTTATTTTTTATACTGAAATTGAAACGAAAAACCCGATGATAAAATTTCTGAAATCAAAAACTTTATCATCGGGCTTTTCAAACCAATTGCTCGCATATTTTGCTTTGCGTTGGTAACTGCCTTTACCTTTACGTTTTTTCTCAACGCGTTGGCGGAATAATTTGTCGTGTAATAGTGCCATCACGGCATTATCTTTCACGACACCTTTGGTGTGTTGATAAATGGGCTGATTTTCAACCGCACTTTTTGTTTTTTTCGTCATATTTACCTCTAAAAAATTGCCGTGAAGTCGTTCACGGCAAGTCATTATAGCGAAAATGAATAGAATTACAAAATGGTGAGTACGCTTTCAGGCGGTCGTCCAATTTTAGCTTTTTCACCTTTTACGACAATCGGGCGTTCTAATAGGGCTGAATTTTCACTGATGGCTTTTAATAAATCATCATTCGTTAATGCAGGATTAGCTAACCCTAATGATTGATAAAGCTCATCTTTGGTACGCATCATTTTTCTGACATCATCTAATCCTAATTTATTAGCCAGTTGCTGCAATGCTTCAACAGAGTAGTGTTGTTGTAAATAAAGTTCAATCGTCGGTTGAATGCCTTTTTCTTCTAATAAAGCTAAGGTTTCACGGCTTTTTGAGCAACGCGGATTATGATAAATCGTCACAGACATAACGTTTCCTTCTATTTTATGTTGAATGAGTGGATATAGGATTGATTTAAATTTTAACTTATAATGACAAAAAATACTTGTTTAGGAAGACTTTATGTTAGAAATGCTAAAAAATTGGTATAGCCGTCGCTTAAGCGATCCGCAGGCGATGGGGCTACTTGCCATTTTGTTGTTTGGCTTTATTGCGATTTATTTCTTTAGTGATTTAATCGCCCCGTTGCTGATTGCCATTGTATTAGCATATTTATTGGAAATGCCAATTAATTTCCTAACGAAAAAATTAAAATTTCCTCGAATGCTCGCCACTCTAGTCATTTTTGGTGGATTTATAACTTTGGCATTATTAATTTTCTTCGGGCTTGTACCTACACTATGGAATCAAACCATTTCTTTGTTAAGTGATTTACCGGCGATGTTCAATAAGTTACATGAATGGTTGTTAGCCCTTCCTGAGCATTATCCTGAACTCATTGACTATACCATGATTGACACCTTTTTCAGTGCTGCTCGAGCGAAGATTTTGGGCTTTGGTGAATCTGCGGTGAAATTGTCGATTACCTCATTAATGAACCTTGTATCACTGGGTATTTATGCGTTTTTAGTGCCATTAATGATGTTCTTTATGCTGAAAGATAAAACTGAGCTTCTTGCTGGCGTGAGCCGATTTTTACCTAAAAATCGTCTTTTAGCCTCTAAAGTATGGAATGAAATGCAGCAACAAATTGCGAATTATATTCATGGTAAGCTGTTGGAAATTTTGATTGTCGGCGTGGTGACTTATATCATCTTTTTAAGCTTTGGTTTGAATTATCCGCTCTTACTTTCTGTTGCCGTTGGGTTGTCTGTATTAGTGCCTTATATCGGCGCGGTATTGGTGACGATTCCTGTTGCGTTAGTGGCGATGTTCCAGTTTGGCATTTCCCCAACGTTTTGGTATTTAATTGTGGCCTTTGCGGTGAGTCAACTTCTAGATGGAAACTTGTTGGTACCGTATTTATTCTCTGAAGTCGTTAATTTACACCCTTTAGTAATCATTATTTCAGTGCTGATTTTTGGCGGATTATGGGGATTCTGGGGAGTATTCTTCGCGATTCCATTGGCAACGCTCGTCAAAGCTGTGATAAATGCATTGCCGGATTAGACAGGATTAAAACGATAAAAAGAAAGCTGACGAAAGTCAGCTTTTTTGTTCTTTTAATTTTTGGATATCCAGAATTTCGACACAATCTGTTGTCCCTGCTTTAATACGCCATTTAATATTAAATTCGTACAGACTAATACCATAAATACGATCGGTTTCTTTACCTTGTTGATAAGCGGGACGGGGATCTTGTGCGATCACTTCCGTAATAAATCTCGCTAAGTGCGGTCGGTTTTTGTGATATTTTTTCACCGCACTTTGGGCGATTTCTGTAAATTCTACGTTTAATTTTACAGGTGGTTTTTCTTGTGCAAAACTTGATTTTGCCTCAGGTTCGCTAT encodes:
- the arsC gene encoding arsenate reductase (glutaredoxin) (This arsenate reductase requires both glutathione and glutaredoxin to convert arsenate to arsenite, after which the efflux transporter formed by ArsA and ArsB can extrude the arsenite from the cell, providing resistance.), producing MSVTIYHNPRCSKSRETLALLEEKGIQPTIELYLQQHYSVEALQQLANKLGLDDVRKMMRTKDELYQSLGLANPALTNDDLLKAISENSALLERPIVVKGEKAKIGRPPESVLTIL
- a CDS encoding AI-2E family transporter, with protein sequence MLEMLKNWYSRRLSDPQAMGLLAILLFGFIAIYFFSDLIAPLLIAIVLAYLLEMPINFLTKKLKFPRMLATLVIFGGFITLALLIFFGLVPTLWNQTISLLSDLPAMFNKLHEWLLALPEHYPELIDYTMIDTFFSAARAKILGFGESAVKLSITSLMNLVSLGIYAFLVPLMMFFMLKDKTELLAGVSRFLPKNRLLASKVWNEMQQQIANYIHGKLLEILIVGVVTYIIFLSFGLNYPLLLSVAVGLSVLVPYIGAVLVTIPVALVAMFQFGISPTFWYLIVAFAVSQLLDGNLLVPYLFSEVVNLHPLVIIISVLIFGGLWGFWGVFFAIPLATLVKAVINALPD
- a CDS encoding alternative ribosome-rescue factor A, which produces MTKKTKSAVENQPIYQHTKGVVKDNAVMALLHDKLFRQRVEKKRKGKGSYQRKAKYASNWFEKPDDKVFDFRNFIIGFFVSISV
- a CDS encoding DUF5377 family protein; this encodes MSIKTEVLFNNTWNVRISDPGEEGAQSHFFETIYLTLTAYFEGENVRYEFVRKVEDQVKIKRSFTELSELFKFLGDYLDPVSLGNLGVKIGNLGVKAE